In the genome of Longimicrobiales bacterium, the window CGGAGTACCTCGGAATCCTCATCTCCAGCGGCACATCGCTCAAGGGGCGCTGGCGCGAGGGTTGGGTCGGTGAGTGGAATCTCGGCTCCGTCGACCGGTTCATCCCGTGCAACTACGAAGGCGTGGCCGGCAAGCGGGACCTGTTCGTTCACAACACGAACTGGTTCGGAATGATGCGGGCGGTGCCGACCCGGATCGTCAATCCGCTCGTGGTCACGACAGTGCGGCCGGGTGCTGCTGTCGCAGGCGCGGAACCAGGCGGCGAGGAGGCTGGCGGAAACGGCGGCGGCTTCAGGGACACGGATGTCCCGGAATTCGCGCTCGAACCAGGCCTGGAACAGGCGGAGGCGGGCGGCGTCGCAACGGCGGAAGCCGTTGCTGCCGCTCCGATCCCTGCGGAAACCGCGCTTACCGCGCCGCTTCTGGCGTTCGGTGATCCCAATCTGACGCTCCAGAGGTTGTACTACCGCTGGATCCACAATTACCGCTACGGCCGAAACTGGTAGGAGGAGATCTCATGTCAATCCATTCAGGAAGGCCGGAACGCCAGGGCGATGGCGCGCCCATCGTAGAGGACCCGCGACTGCCGCGCATGGGAAGCGACGCGGCTCCGTCGACGGAGCTGATGCTGCCGGAGGAGAGGCTTGTGGGTAGTGCCGATGCGGCTACGCTGCCCCCGCCATTGTCGCTGAAAGTAGAAGCGCAGGCCGGTGAGCACATGGCACCGTTCAGGGACGAAGACGCAGAGGACGACGCGCCGCTGGGCCGAGGTGAGCAGAAGGAACGAGGCGGCGCCGGGCGTGACCAGCATGACACGACGAAGGGCCGATCGGAAGGTTACCTGCGCCTCCGCGTGCGTCTCGAGAATGGCTCGCTTTCGATCGTCGGCGCGCGCGAAGTCGAAGGGCCGCTCGCATTCGATGACAGCATGCGGGGTGCTCTCGTCTACGAAGTCCGCGCGGATGACCGACGCATCGGCCTTGGCAGCGTGCCCGACGCCGGCGAGATGCGCAGCTTCCCGTCGCCGGAGCCGAAGGAGGGCCAGATTGGGCATCATGTCGTGCCGTTGCGAGCGACGGAGTTCAACATCCGCATTCGCACGGAGGACCTGCCTCCCGCGGCCCTCGACCGGCTCAGCATCGACGTGTACGAGATGAAGTCGGTCCCAGAGCGGCCGCACGTCTCGGCGGAGCCGTTGCACAAGCAGTTCACCAACGAAGCCCGTCTCGTCGCACGGATGCAGGGGCTGACGCCGGAGGGGCTGGATCCGCGCATACGCGAAGACCTGAAGCGAGCTCTACGCTGATGCCGGAGGTTGTGTCGCGCTGCATGCCGGCGTGACATGAGCATGTGGAAGACCGAGAAAGCCCCGCAACGAAACATCGTTGCGGGGCTTTCCCCCACCGGTTCATGCCGGCGTGACGTGACTCCGCGACCTCCGGCGACGTCCGCCCCCTTGACGCGAATACATGCGTGGCACATATATGTGGGACGCAGATGATGCCGTTCTGGCCTTACCGTTGGACCGCCGCGCTCACTCCGAACCCTGAGCCAACATGGACCGAGATCGCCGACGTCCCGAGGACTGGCTTCCTCTGCGCCCTGTCGAATTCCACATCCTGCTGAGTCTGTCGGCCGGGGAGCGTCACGGCTACGGGATCATCCAGGACGCGGAGGCCCGGGGTGAGACGAGTCCGCCGGATGTGGGGACGCTGTATCGGGCGCTGGCACGGATGCGGGAGCAGGGTCTTATCGCGTCGGCGGACCGGCGTGAAGCGCCGGACGCGGCGGACGAGCGACGCAACTACTACCGGATCACGGAGCGCGGGTCGCGGGTGGCGCGGGCAGAGGCGCGGCGGCTGGAGGCACTGACGCATGCGGCGCGGCAGGGCGGCCTGCTGGAGCTGCCGGCGTGAGCGAGTCGCGTGTGCTACGGATCGCCGAGGGGTGGCAGCGGCTGCTGCTGCGGCTGTATCCGGTGGATTTCCGCGAAGAGCTGGGCGAGGACATGGTGGAGGCGTACCGCGACAGGTGCCGTGCCGCGTTCCGCCGTGGTGGTACGCGGTCGGTTGCGCGCGTGTGTCTGACGGCGCTCGTCGATTCGTTACGGAACGGTCCGGGCGAGCGGGTTCGTCCGGCGGTGCAGTGGAGACGCGGCGGCAACTGGGGGCGAGACATGGAGCTTGTGATTCGACGTCTGGTGCGTGCGCCGCTGTTCGTGGCGACGATGGCGGGCACTCTCGCGCTCGGTCTGGGTGCCTTTGCCGTCGTAGCCACGGTGGTGCACAGGGTGTTGCTCGCGCCGCCATCGTACGAGCGGCCGGACGACCTGTACTTCGTCTGGCGCGACTACCGAGCGTTCTTCGACCTCGACCGCGGCTGGCTGGGCGGTACCGATGTCGCCGCGCTGCAGGGTGCGGGTGGCGTGATCGAGGATGCGGCGGGGATCGGGAGCTTCCAGCCGACCCTGACGGCTGGCGCGGGCGTGGATCCGATGGAGATCACCGTACTGGCGACGACAGCGAACCTGTTCGATCTGCTCGGCGTCCGCGCGGCGCAGGGGCGCGGTTTCGCGCCAGGTGAGGCAGGCCCCGGCCGCGCGCCGGTGGCAGTGCTGACGCACGGGCTGTGGCAGCGGCTGGGTGGCGGAGCGGATATGATCGGCGCCGAAATCCGTTTGAACGACCTGCCCTACCGGATAATCGGCGTGATGCCGGCCGACTTCGAATTCGTGCAGCACGGCAGTCTCTCGGCGCCTATCCGGCCGGACGCGTTCGTCACGGTCGATGAGAATCTGGCGGAAACGAACCCGAACGAAGGGTCGTGGGCGGGTCTCATTCGTGTGCGCGACGGCACGCCGCCGGAACTGGTCGCGGAAGCGGTGTCGGCGGTCGGCCGGCGGATCGATGAGCGTGACTTCGACAGCCGCGGTCTGAAGCTGTGGTCCATCGGGCTGCACGAGGACCTGGTCGCGCCGGTGCGTCCCGCCCTGATCGTGGTCGGCCTGTCCGGCGTGTTCCTCGTCCTCGTTCTCATGGTGAACCTCGCCACGTTGCTGCTCGCGCGCGCGGCTCAGCGCGAGAAGGAGTTCGCGGTAT includes:
- a CDS encoding PadR family transcriptional regulator, which produces MDRDRRRPEDWLPLRPVEFHILLSLSAGERHGYGIIQDAEARGETSPPDVGTLYRALARMREQGLIASADRREAPDAADERRNYYRITERGSRVARAEARRLEALTHAARQGGLLELPA